A stretch of the Medicago truncatula cultivar Jemalong A17 chromosome 5, MtrunA17r5.0-ANR, whole genome shotgun sequence genome encodes the following:
- the LOC11416938 gene encoding sulfite exporter TauE/SafE family protein 3 isoform X3, with product MATKMNHKPSSLVIAATWLIMCILVMICNVSLAERVLKEKEPAKFVEKETKGFLKAMVDFLWESGKSSYEPVWPEMKFDWKIIVGSIIGFLGAALGSVGGVGGGGIFVPMLALIIGFDPKSSTAISKCMIMGAALSTVYYNMRLRNPTLDMPLIDYDLALLFQPMLMLGISIGVICNVMFADWMVTVLLIILFIGTSTKALIKGINTWKKETMLKKETAKQLEEEPKTGDYKPLPKGPGEIQDEVVPLLKNIYWKELSLLVYVWVAFLIVQIVKTYTKTCSIEYWILNFLQVPIAISVTLFEAVCIYKGTRVIKSKGKEVKNMKIYQILLYCSIGVIAGMVGGLLGLGGGFILGPLFLEMGIPPQVASATSTFSMLFSSSMSVVQYYYLDRFPVPYASYFVLVATIAAFAGQHVVRRIIAILGRASIIIFILASTIFISAISLGGVGIEKMIVKMENHEYMGFENLCTQS from the exons ATGGCAACAAAAATGAACCACAAGCCTAGTTCTTTGGTTATTGCAGCAACATGGCTGATCATGTGTATCCTTGTTATGATCTGCAATGTCAGTTTAGCTGAAagagttttgaaagaaaaagaaccaGCAAAGTTTGTTgagaaagaaacaaaaggaTTTCTAAAAGCAATGGTTGATTTCTTATGGGAAAGTGGAAAGTCTTCTTATGAACCTGTTTGGCCT GAAATGAAATTTGATTGGAAAATTATAGTTGGATCAATTATTGGATTTTTGGGAGCAGCTTTGGGAAGTGTTGGAGGTGTAGGAGGTGGTGGAATTTTTGTCCCTATGCTTGCTTTGATCATTGGCTTTGATCCCAAGTCTTCTACAGCCATTTCCAAgt GTATGATTATGGGTGCAGCATTATCAACTGTTTACTACAATATGAGGCTTAGAAACCCAACACTAGACATGCCACTTATAGATTATGATTTGGCTTTGCTTTTCCAGCCTATGCTGATGCTTGGAATAAGTATTGGAGTTATCTGTAATGTCATGTTTGCTGATTGGATGGTCACAGTTTTGCTCATCATCTTATTTATAG GTACATCAACAAAAGCATTAATCAAAGGCATAAATACATGGAAAAAGGAAACAATGTTGAAAAAG GAAACAGCCAAGCAGTTAGAAGAAGAACCAAAAACTGGTG ACTACAAGCCCCTACCAAAGGGTCCAGGTGAAATACAAGATGAAGTG GTGCCTTTGCTAAAGAACATTTATTGGAAAGAATTATCACTCCTTGTATATGTTTGGGTGGCCTTTCTAATTGTTCAGATTGTTAAG ACATACACCAAGACTTGCTCCATTGAGTATTGGATTCTTAATTTCTTGCAG GTTCCTATTGCTATCTCTGTTACGCTTTTTGAAGCTGTATGCATATACAAAGGAACAAGAGTGATTAAATCAAAGGGAAAGGAagttaaaaatatgaagatttatCAAATATTGCTATATTGTTCAATTGGAGTAATAGCTGGTATGGTTGGAGGGTTGCTTGGTCTAGGAGGTGGCTTCATTTTGGGGCCACTCTTTCTAGAAATGGGAATTCCTCCGCAG GTAGCAAGTGCTACATCAACATTTTCCATGCTTTTTTCATCCTCCATGTCAGTAGTGCAATATTACTATTTAGATCGCTTCCCAGTGCCTTACG CTTcatactttgttttggttgcaaCCATAGCTGCATTTGCTGGCCAGCATGTGGTGAGAAGGATAATTGCAATCCTTGGTCGTGCATCAATTATTATCTTCATACTAGCATCCACCATTTTCATAAGTGCAATCAGTTTAG
- the LOC11416938 gene encoding sulfite exporter TauE/SafE family protein 3 isoform X2, whose amino-acid sequence MATKMNHKPSSLVIAATWLIMCILVMICNVSLAERVLKEKEPAKFVEKETKGFLKAMVDFLWESGKSSYEPVWPEMKFDWKIIVGSIIGFLGAALGSVGGVGGGGIFVPMLALIIGFDPKSSTAISKCMIMGAALSTVYYNMRLRNPTLDMPLIDYDLALLFQPMLMLGISIGVICNVMFADWMVTVLLIILFIGTSTKALIKGINTWKKETMLKKETAKQLEEEPKTGEDYKPLPKGPGEIQDEVVPLLKNIYWKELSLLVYVWVAFLIVQIVKTYTKTCSIEYWILNFLQVPIAISVTLFEAVCIYKGTRVIKSKGKEVKNMKIYQILLYCSIGVIAGMVGGLLGLGGGFILGPLFLEMGIPPQVASATSTFSMLFSSSMSVVQYYYLDRFPVPYASYFVLVATIAAFAGQHVVRRIIAILGRASIIIFILASTIFISAISLGGVGIQNMIVKLENHEYMGFENLCTQ is encoded by the exons ATGGCAACAAAAATGAACCACAAGCCTAGTTCTTTGGTTATTGCAGCAACATGGCTGATCATGTGTATCCTTGTTATGATCTGCAATGTCAGTTTAGCTGAAagagttttgaaagaaaaagaaccaGCAAAGTTTGTTgagaaagaaacaaaaggaTTTCTAAAAGCAATGGTTGATTTCTTATGGGAAAGTGGAAAGTCTTCTTATGAACCTGTTTGGCCT GAAATGAAATTTGATTGGAAAATTATAGTTGGATCAATTATTGGATTTTTGGGAGCAGCTTTGGGAAGTGTTGGAGGTGTAGGAGGTGGTGGAATTTTTGTCCCTATGCTTGCTTTGATCATTGGCTTTGATCCCAAGTCTTCTACAGCCATTTCCAAgt GTATGATTATGGGTGCAGCATTATCAACTGTTTACTACAATATGAGGCTTAGAAACCCAACACTAGACATGCCACTTATAGATTATGATTTGGCTTTGCTTTTCCAGCCTATGCTGATGCTTGGAATAAGTATTGGAGTTATCTGTAATGTCATGTTTGCTGATTGGATGGTCACAGTTTTGCTCATCATCTTATTTATAG GTACATCAACAAAAGCATTAATCAAAGGCATAAATACATGGAAAAAGGAAACAATGTTGAAAAAG GAAACAGCCAAGCAGTTAGAAGAAGAACCAAAAACTGGTG AAGACTACAAGCCCCTACCAAAGGGTCCAGGTGAAATACAAGATGAAGTG GTGCCTTTGCTAAAGAACATTTATTGGAAAGAATTATCACTCCTTGTATATGTTTGGGTGGCCTTTCTAATTGTTCAGATTGTTAAG ACATACACCAAGACTTGCTCCATTGAGTATTGGATTCTTAATTTCTTGCAG GTTCCTATTGCTATCTCTGTTACGCTTTTTGAAGCTGTATGCATATACAAAGGAACAAGAGTGATTAAATCAAAGGGAAAGGAagttaaaaatatgaagatttatCAAATATTGCTATATTGTTCAATTGGAGTAATAGCTGGTATGGTTGGAGGGTTGCTTGGTCTAGGAGGTGGCTTCATTTTGGGGCCACTCTTTCTAGAAATGGGAATTCCTCCGCAG GTAGCAAGTGCTACATCAACATTTTCCATGCTTTTTTCATCCTCCATGTCAGTAGTGCAATATTACTATTTAGATCGCTTCCCAGTGCCTTACG CTTcatactttgttttggttgcaaCCATAGCTGCATTTGCTGGCCAGCATGTGGTGAGAAGGATAATTGCAATCCTTGGTCGTGCATCAATTATTATCTTCATACTAGCATCCACCATTTTCATAAGTGCAATCAGTTTAG GTGGAGTAGGAATTCAGAACATGATTGTGAAGTTGGAAAATCATGAGTATATGGGGTTTGAAAATCTTTGCACTCAATAA
- the LOC11416938 gene encoding sulfite exporter TauE/SafE family protein 3 isoform X1 translates to MATKMNHKPSSLVIAATWLIMCILVMICNVSLAERVLKEKEPAKFVEKETKGFLKAMVDFLWESGKSSYEPVWPEMKFDWKIIVGSIIGFLGAALGSVGGVGGGGIFVPMLALIIGFDPKSSTAISKCMIMGAALSTVYYNMRLRNPTLDMPLIDYDLALLFQPMLMLGISIGVICNVMFADWMVTVLLIILFIGTSTKALIKGINTWKKETMLKKETAKQLEEEPKTGEDYKPLPKGPGEIQDEVVPLLKNIYWKELSLLVYVWVAFLIVQIVKTYTKTCSIEYWILNFLQVPIAISVTLFEAVCIYKGTRVIKSKGKEVKNMKIYQILLYCSIGVIAGMVGGLLGLGGGFILGPLFLEMGIPPQVASATSTFSMLFSSSMSVVQYYYLDRFPVPYASYFVLVATIAAFAGQHVVRRIIAILGRASIIIFILASTIFISAISLGGVGIEKMIVKMENHEYMGFENLCTQS, encoded by the exons ATGGCAACAAAAATGAACCACAAGCCTAGTTCTTTGGTTATTGCAGCAACATGGCTGATCATGTGTATCCTTGTTATGATCTGCAATGTCAGTTTAGCTGAAagagttttgaaagaaaaagaaccaGCAAAGTTTGTTgagaaagaaacaaaaggaTTTCTAAAAGCAATGGTTGATTTCTTATGGGAAAGTGGAAAGTCTTCTTATGAACCTGTTTGGCCT GAAATGAAATTTGATTGGAAAATTATAGTTGGATCAATTATTGGATTTTTGGGAGCAGCTTTGGGAAGTGTTGGAGGTGTAGGAGGTGGTGGAATTTTTGTCCCTATGCTTGCTTTGATCATTGGCTTTGATCCCAAGTCTTCTACAGCCATTTCCAAgt GTATGATTATGGGTGCAGCATTATCAACTGTTTACTACAATATGAGGCTTAGAAACCCAACACTAGACATGCCACTTATAGATTATGATTTGGCTTTGCTTTTCCAGCCTATGCTGATGCTTGGAATAAGTATTGGAGTTATCTGTAATGTCATGTTTGCTGATTGGATGGTCACAGTTTTGCTCATCATCTTATTTATAG GTACATCAACAAAAGCATTAATCAAAGGCATAAATACATGGAAAAAGGAAACAATGTTGAAAAAG GAAACAGCCAAGCAGTTAGAAGAAGAACCAAAAACTGGTG AAGACTACAAGCCCCTACCAAAGGGTCCAGGTGAAATACAAGATGAAGTG GTGCCTTTGCTAAAGAACATTTATTGGAAAGAATTATCACTCCTTGTATATGTTTGGGTGGCCTTTCTAATTGTTCAGATTGTTAAG ACATACACCAAGACTTGCTCCATTGAGTATTGGATTCTTAATTTCTTGCAG GTTCCTATTGCTATCTCTGTTACGCTTTTTGAAGCTGTATGCATATACAAAGGAACAAGAGTGATTAAATCAAAGGGAAAGGAagttaaaaatatgaagatttatCAAATATTGCTATATTGTTCAATTGGAGTAATAGCTGGTATGGTTGGAGGGTTGCTTGGTCTAGGAGGTGGCTTCATTTTGGGGCCACTCTTTCTAGAAATGGGAATTCCTCCGCAG GTAGCAAGTGCTACATCAACATTTTCCATGCTTTTTTCATCCTCCATGTCAGTAGTGCAATATTACTATTTAGATCGCTTCCCAGTGCCTTACG CTTcatactttgttttggttgcaaCCATAGCTGCATTTGCTGGCCAGCATGTGGTGAGAAGGATAATTGCAATCCTTGGTCGTGCATCAATTATTATCTTCATACTAGCATCCACCATTTTCATAAGTGCAATCAGTTTAG